One genomic segment of Gasterosteus aculeatus chromosome 6, fGasAcu3.hap1.1, whole genome shotgun sequence includes these proteins:
- the LOC120821022 gene encoding GRIN2-like protein has protein sequence MAWRPVSEQLPLVGAASLDATLSDRSLFDISRSSSQTITLCRPAGGLGNTCSEPPEEPCAEPSATSSTTETNCSSLKAGGEPGDREQTKTFVNLFKAPPRASLPIHRSHSDTLPLVQQEVPPQAPVCRTCAPRFHHGGNQSIQNAEGYFMSACKQPMPLQQCNVITTVCRGVTGGEGGAQHAETRGGCVSSPRAVAKVQGRGEMGPYCKKLLCYGSNNQHVNSEDTFAAYCHPQPIPAPCQLLPHPAGAKTHSDSKYVVAPPSATDNLTLPRLISSVSETGLDAKHLLRCCSLNCSWSGLLPPVVPQSQKYFGAEECCISPVGHVSTITRDTGTMTALKELRDVGVQTGQMVTAHVFPQICLVEESKDETSCSRTLKKSGGALKSPVKEVKWDAEGMTWEVYGASVDPEELGVAIQKHLELQIKETASLAAKLSRQDTNTSQQVENASCQRKRGGIISSIRTPGCCTRSSTAVD, from the coding sequence ATGGCCTGGCGTCCCGTGTCCGAGCAGCTCCCTCTGGTAGGAGCTGCTTCCTTGGACGCTACCCTCTCTGATCGGTCTCTCTTCGACATCTCTAGGAGCTCTTCACAGACTATCACACTCTGCAGACCGGCAGGGGGACTAGGTAACACCTGCAGTGAGCCACCAGAGGAGCCCTGTGCAGAACCTTCAGCTACTTCTTCAACCACTGAAACCAACTGTAGCAGTCTGAAGGCCGGTGGGGAGCCTGGCGACCGAGagcaaacaaagacatttgtgaACCTATTCAAAGCCCCCCCTCGGGCCTCCCTCCCTATCCACAGGAGCCACTCAGACACTTTGCCTCTGGTTCAGCAGGAAGTGCCCCCCCAGGCTCCAGTCTGCAGGACATGTGCGCCTCGGTTCCACCACGGTGGAAATCAAAGTATCCAGAACGCAGAGGGTTACTTCATGTCAGCCTGCAAGCAGCCCATGCCGCTGCAGCAGTGCAACGTCATCACCACTGTTTGCAGAGGGGTAACCGGCGGAGAAGGTGGTGCACAGCACGCTGAGACCAGGGGTGGATGTGTCTCGTCCCCCAGGGCAGTAGCCAAAGTGCAGGGCCGTGGAGAAATGGGTCCTTATTGCAAAAAGCTACTCTGCTATGGGTCCAACAACCAACATGTCAATTCTGAGGACACGTTCGCTGCCTACTGCCACCCCCAGCCCATCCCAGCCCCCTGCCAGCTGCTGCCCCACCCGGCTGGGgcaaagacacacagtgacagcaAGTATGTGGTGGCCCCTCCTTCAGCGACGGACAACCTCACCCTACCTCGCCTCATCTCTTCTGTCAGTGAGACGGGCCTAGACGCCAAACACCTGCTGCGCTGCTGCAGCCTCAACTGCTCTTGGTCCGGCTTGCTGCCTCCTGTTGTGCCTCAGTCCCAAAAATACTTTGGCGCTGAAGAGTGCTGCATCAGTCCCGTTGGCCACGTCAGCACCATAACTCGGGACACGGGCACAATGACGGCGCTCAAAGAGCTGAGGGACGTTGGGGTGCAGACAGGACAGATGGTCACAGCTCACGTGTTCCCCCAGATCTGCCTGGTGGAGGAGAGCAAGGACGAGACGTCCTGCAGCAGAACTCTCAAGAAGTCGGGCGGCGCTCTGAAGTCGCCGGTGAAGGAGGTGAAGTGGGATGCAGAAGGAATGACATGGGAGGTGTACGGGGCCTCTGTGGACCCGGAGGAGCTGGGCGTGGCCATACAGAAACACCTGGAGCTGCAGATCAAGGAGACAGCAAGCCTTGCAGCCAAGCTGTCGCGTCAGGACACCAACACCTCCCAGCAGGTGGAGAACGCCAGCTGTCAGAGAAAGAGGGGCGGGATCATTAGCTCCATCAGAACCCCGGGGTGCTGCACTCGCAGCTCTACAGCTGTTGACTAA